One genomic window of Leptospira paudalimensis includes the following:
- a CDS encoding PseG/SpsG family protein → MVLFLTEYFRSNGLGHLRRCIAFSELFESEGIKTKILVNTDHEDAEIFQSELNQQNWLVQNQLETWYDAIIIDSYRAEAADYEHFKQYTHHLVAIDDDKRIEYPSGCIIYNGGLGGLVYQYDPNRYKKILVGPEYALLRKEFRENRIEKKINQNIDRILITMGGSDPLHLTSKLIQFYHSEFPSSKLDVIVGPGFTEFTEEEFHQFPYLKKYRNLDARSMCELMLQVDLCITAGGQTIYELGKLGIPFIVIQTAENQTGNISGLVKSGVIESYIEPSRGDFLTNLSQLNQKLTNVSVRQNMSTKLKTIFQIKSFDIVGSILN, encoded by the coding sequence GTGGTTCTTTTTTTAACTGAATATTTTCGATCAAATGGACTAGGGCATCTCAGGCGATGTATTGCCTTTTCTGAATTGTTTGAAAGTGAAGGGATTAAAACTAAAATTCTCGTCAATACAGATCACGAAGACGCAGAAATCTTCCAATCAGAATTAAATCAACAAAATTGGTTGGTACAAAATCAATTGGAAACTTGGTATGATGCGATCATCATAGATTCATACCGTGCTGAAGCTGCTGATTATGAACACTTTAAACAATATACACATCATTTAGTTGCGATTGATGATGACAAACGGATAGAGTATCCGTCAGGTTGTATCATTTACAATGGCGGACTTGGAGGTTTGGTTTACCAATACGATCCAAATCGATATAAAAAGATATTGGTTGGTCCTGAGTATGCTTTATTAAGAAAAGAATTTAGAGAGAATCGAATAGAGAAAAAAATAAATCAAAATATCGATAGGATACTCATTACGATGGGAGGAAGTGATCCTTTACACTTAACTTCCAAATTGATACAATTCTACCATTCTGAATTTCCATCATCAAAGTTGGATGTGATTGTTGGACCTGGATTTACAGAATTTACAGAGGAAGAGTTCCATCAATTTCCATATCTCAAGAAATATAGAAATCTAGATGCTCGTTCCATGTGCGAACTTATGTTACAAGTTGACTTGTGTATTACTGCAGGTGGACAAACAATCTATGAACTTGGAAAATTAGGGATTCCTTTTATTGTGATCCAAACTGCAGAGAACCAAACAGGGAATATTTCTGGACTTGTGAAATCAGGTGTCATTGAATCTTACATAGAGCCAAGTCGGGGAGATTTTTTAACAAATCTTTCCCAGTTAAACCAGAAACTGACAAATGTTTCCGTCCGACAAAATATGAGTACAAAACTAAAAACGATCTTTCAGATCAAATCTTTTGATATCGTTGGATCTATTTTAAACTAA
- a CDS encoding methionyl-tRNA formyltransferase translates to MNEVIFCGFGALGQSCLSELINAGLNVTHVLTHKELKSDSVDTLALENKIPFYYSDLRKDQILLHELKSKKIKYLISVNYRYIIPNQLLNSAEYPLNIHGSLLPKYRGRAPHIWAIINGEAFTGVTCHIMEATVDTGPIYSQIKIPISAETTGNDIINEFKAIYPKVLSETLEKIDNQYIPTPQKEEEATYFGKRIPEMGYIDILKSKKSILNFVRAQTRPYPGAYYFLPTGEKIIIYKISEFNSNENQTNLFLGSIRKFNEGYLIGVSDGILIITEYEII, encoded by the coding sequence ATGAACGAAGTGATCTTTTGTGGTTTTGGTGCCTTGGGCCAAAGTTGTTTATCCGAACTTATAAACGCTGGTTTAAATGTAACTCATGTATTAACACACAAAGAATTGAAATCTGATTCTGTTGATACACTTGCACTAGAAAATAAGATTCCTTTTTACTATTCTGATTTGAGAAAAGACCAAATCCTTTTGCATGAACTGAAGAGTAAAAAAATCAAATATCTCATCAGTGTGAACTATCGTTATATTATTCCTAACCAGTTGTTAAACTCTGCAGAATACCCACTGAATATCCATGGTTCTTTATTACCTAAGTATAGGGGAAGGGCTCCACATATATGGGCCATTATCAATGGTGAGGCTTTTACAGGTGTGACTTGCCATATCATGGAAGCCACAGTTGATACAGGACCAATTTATAGCCAAATTAAAATTCCTATTTCCGCTGAGACAACTGGCAATGACATCATCAATGAATTTAAAGCAATCTACCCAAAGGTATTAAGTGAGACTTTGGAAAAAATAGACAATCAATACATACCAACTCCTCAAAAAGAAGAGGAAGCAACGTATTTTGGGAAACGGATTCCTGAGATGGGTTATATCGACATACTCAAATCGAAAAAGTCGATTTTAAACTTTGTTCGGGCACAAACTCGGCCTTATCCTGGGGCTTATTATTTTTTACCTACGGGGGAAAAGATCATCATTTATAAAATTTCAGAATTCAACTCAAACGAAAACCAAACTAATTTATTTTTGGGAAGTATACGGAAGTTTAACGAAGGTTATTTGATTGGTGTTTCTGATGGAATTTTAATAATTACGGAATATGAAATTATATGA
- the pseI gene encoding pseudaminic acid synthase translates to MNFEFSRNKKPFIIAEMSGNHNQSLERALEIIDSAASCGVAAIKIQTYTADTLTIDKGDGEFFISDPKSLWKGTSLYELYKKAYTPWEWHKAIFEHANKKGVLCFSSPFDFTAVDFLESLNAPAYKIASFENNDLPLIRKVAATKKPIIISTGMATIAEIAEAVDAVRSVGNENLTLLKCTSTYPASPENTNILSIPAMRDMFRCEVGLSDHTMGIGVAVASVALGATVIEKHFTLRRADGGVDSTFSLEPEEMKALVVESERAWLSLGSVKLERSKAEEKSIIFKRSLYVVKDVKKGETFTSESVRSIRPGYGIPPKYIDIIIGSKAMFDIPRGTAVSWDMINGKK, encoded by the coding sequence ATGAACTTTGAATTTTCGCGAAATAAAAAACCATTTATCATTGCAGAGATGTCAGGAAATCACAACCAATCTTTGGAAAGAGCATTGGAGATAATAGACTCTGCTGCTAGTTGTGGCGTAGCAGCAATTAAGATTCAAACCTATACTGCTGATACTCTTACCATTGACAAAGGTGATGGAGAGTTTTTTATTTCCGATCCAAAAAGTTTATGGAAGGGGACTTCTCTTTACGAGTTGTATAAAAAAGCATATACCCCTTGGGAATGGCACAAAGCTATTTTTGAACATGCAAATAAAAAGGGAGTATTATGTTTTAGTTCTCCTTTCGATTTTACTGCCGTTGATTTTTTAGAATCTCTAAATGCACCTGCTTATAAGATTGCTTCGTTTGAGAATAATGATTTACCTCTCATCCGAAAAGTGGCTGCAACAAAAAAGCCCATTATCATTTCAACGGGCATGGCCACCATTGCTGAGATTGCAGAAGCAGTGGATGCTGTTCGTTCAGTTGGGAATGAAAATCTGACCCTTTTGAAATGTACAAGTACCTATCCTGCAAGTCCAGAAAATACAAACATTCTTAGTATCCCAGCAATGAGAGATATGTTTCGTTGTGAGGTTGGCTTGTCAGACCATACAATGGGGATTGGTGTCGCGGTTGCCAGTGTCGCACTTGGGGCAACAGTTATCGAAAAACATTTTACGTTAAGAAGAGCAGACGGTGGAGTTGATTCCACATTTTCATTGGAACCAGAAGAAATGAAGGCACTTGTCGTGGAAAGTGAACGTGCGTGGTTATCACTAGGTTCTGTGAAACTGGAAAGATCAAAAGCAGAAGAAAAATCGATCATTTTTAAAAGATCTTTATATGTAGTAAAAGATGTCAAAAAGGGTGAAACGTTTACAAGTGAATCTGTTCGTAGTATTCGACCTGGGTATGGAATTCCTCCTAAATATATTGATATCATTATTGGCTCAAAGGCTATGTTTGATATTCCTAGAGGAACCGCAGTTAGTTGGGATATGATCAATGGAAAAAAATAA
- a CDS encoding FAD/NAD(P)-binding protein, with product MEKNNHLSVAIVGAGLSGSLLAINLLKNTFNGKIEIFLIESSKKRFGRGVAYSPNSIYQKLNVPAKGMSLFPENPNHFVDWWKSNEKNYFYLGESYDENSFFPRFIFGDYLESTLNSNIQTKSPNKEFFTINDEVVDATKIESQWKIKLSSGAELIVDNLILATGNIPPGNPNYLSNDVLDSKRYLHNPWDDSLFESIQLNESLGILGSGLSMVDVIMTLKRKNFQGKIVSFSRSGKLPKVHSKPDHLNPTPFPELVGNVNHDVHKIRNWIRENEGISDVNLMNVIRPFTSEIWKSWDGKSQRRFIRHVRPFWESFRHRIPSESMEIISEWIHLGKLTFLKARIQSSKLENDTIEISTLEPHSKFGSYRFDRLINCTGPDTKLKEVKSDLYNNLKKKGYITQSENGIGFVTGNLGQVKSKEGKFLTNLYCLGPLRKNELWESTALREIRDQVIELTSVISNLNLKNTDTLNQTSL from the coding sequence ATGGAAAAAAATAATCATTTATCAGTTGCTATCGTAGGGGCTGGACTTAGTGGTTCATTACTCGCCATCAATTTATTAAAGAACACTTTTAATGGCAAAATTGAAATTTTCTTAATTGAATCTTCTAAAAAAAGATTTGGTAGAGGTGTTGCTTATTCACCGAATTCAATTTATCAAAAATTAAATGTTCCTGCAAAGGGCATGAGTTTGTTTCCAGAAAATCCGAATCATTTTGTGGATTGGTGGAAATCGAATGAAAAGAATTATTTTTATTTAGGAGAAAGTTATGATGAAAATTCATTTTTCCCTAGATTTATTTTTGGTGATTACTTAGAATCCACTTTGAATTCCAATATTCAAACAAAATCGCCCAATAAAGAGTTTTTTACAATCAACGATGAAGTAGTTGATGCTACAAAAATTGAATCACAATGGAAAATCAAACTTTCTTCGGGAGCGGAGTTGATTGTCGACAATCTAATACTCGCAACGGGGAATATCCCACCTGGAAATCCAAATTACCTATCTAATGATGTTTTGGATAGCAAACGATATTTACATAATCCATGGGATGATAGTTTATTTGAATCAATCCAATTGAATGAGTCGTTAGGTATTTTAGGTTCTGGTTTATCAATGGTAGATGTAATTATGACCTTAAAAAGAAAAAACTTCCAAGGTAAAATTGTTTCGTTTTCTAGGTCAGGAAAATTGCCCAAAGTTCATTCGAAACCAGATCATTTGAATCCAACTCCATTTCCCGAATTAGTTGGCAATGTAAATCATGATGTACATAAAATAAGAAATTGGATTCGAGAGAATGAAGGAATATCCGATGTCAATTTAATGAATGTGATCAGACCTTTCACATCTGAAATCTGGAAATCTTGGGATGGCAAAAGCCAACGCAGATTCATACGACATGTTCGTCCATTTTGGGAATCCTTTCGTCACAGAATTCCTTCTGAGTCTATGGAGATTATTTCTGAATGGATTCATTTGGGAAAACTTACATTTTTAAAAGCAAGGATTCAATCTTCCAAACTTGAAAATGACACGATTGAAATTTCTACATTAGAACCACACTCAAAATTTGGCTCGTATCGATTTGATCGATTGATCAATTGTACGGGACCTGATACAAAGTTGAAGGAAGTAAAAAGTGATTTATATAACAATTTGAAGAAGAAGGGATATATCACCCAATCGGAGAATGGAATTGGATTTGTCACTGGAAATTTAGGACAAGTAAAATCAAAAGAAGGTAAGTTTTTAACAAATTTATACTGTTTGGGTCCACTTAGAAAAAATGAATTATGGGAATCAACTGCTTTAAGAGAAATTAGAGACCAAGTAATTGAGTTAACTTCTGTTATTTCAAATTTAAACCTAAAAAATACCGATACACTAAATCAAACTAGTTTATAA
- a CDS encoding glycosyltransferase family protein, producing MKKFVATIEARMTSSRLPGKVLLPVLGRPILGYLIDRLKKVQSIDEIVLATTINEADNPVVDFAKSEGISVFRGSEDDVLIRVVDGAKSVNADVIVEITGDCPIIDPEIIDQCIQLYKYNNASYVGNAHIRSYPDGMDVQVFSLNDLEKSGNLTNDKLDREHVSLYMRNHPELFPHLHLVAPTSVFWPELGLTLDEKQDFELLKSIIEHFYSIQKPFFSIYECVSYLKENPRLLEINKKVLRKGDT from the coding sequence ATGAAAAAATTTGTCGCAACCATTGAAGCAAGAATGACTTCTTCACGTCTTCCTGGTAAAGTATTATTGCCAGTTCTCGGAAGACCTATCCTCGGTTATTTGATCGATCGATTGAAAAAAGTCCAATCAATCGATGAGATTGTCCTCGCAACAACCATCAATGAGGCTGATAACCCAGTTGTTGATTTTGCAAAATCCGAAGGGATTTCAGTGTTTAGAGGGAGTGAGGATGATGTTTTAATCCGTGTGGTTGATGGTGCAAAATCTGTAAACGCTGATGTGATTGTGGAAATTACAGGTGATTGTCCTATTATTGATCCGGAGATTATCGACCAATGCATTCAATTGTATAAATACAATAACGCTTCTTATGTTGGGAATGCACATATTAGAAGTTATCCAGATGGAATGGACGTTCAAGTGTTTTCGTTAAATGATCTTGAGAAGTCTGGTAATCTAACAAATGATAAATTAGACAGAGAACATGTTTCTCTATATATGAGAAATCATCCAGAGTTATTCCCCCACTTACATCTTGTAGCACCAACTTCCGTCTTTTGGCCTGAATTAGGCCTTACATTAGATGAAAAACAAGACTTTGAACTTTTGAAATCGATCATTGAACATTTTTATTCAATTCAAAAACCATTTTTTAGCATTTATGAATGTGTATCCTATTTAAAAGAGAATCCTAGGTTATTGGAAATCAATAAAAAAGTGTTAAGGAAGGGTGATACTTAA
- a CDS encoding Gfo/Idh/MocA family protein — translation MKVFIVGLGQIGMGYDYKEDYHFSCLTHLNAILAHDGYELVGGFDVSLERRNMFESKSKVPSFDDLLDGLTKTNPDFVILSTPTETHFEILKTILKQKSLKAILCEKPISYDDEEATQMVNLCEQNNIKLFVNYQRFYLPSSDVIKKKLFPSHKKIEFLKGVCWYSKGLIHNGSHFINLLESWLGNLESIESITSHNYWSNEDIEPDALFSFQRGKVFFISSRESDFSHYSIELITSEGKLSYKNGGDEIYWQNKVPDPTFPGYTILSKEMEEIESNHLKSQYFVLDKILKFMENSNSVAVCEAYSTLNMIRMLRKLKVEK, via the coding sequence TTGAAGGTTTTTATCGTAGGTCTTGGGCAAATTGGAATGGGGTATGATTACAAAGAAGATTACCATTTTAGTTGTTTAACCCATTTGAATGCAATACTTGCTCATGACGGTTATGAACTCGTAGGTGGATTTGATGTTTCGTTAGAAAGACGAAACATGTTTGAATCAAAATCAAAAGTGCCAAGTTTTGATGACCTTTTAGATGGTCTTACGAAAACAAATCCAGATTTCGTAATCCTTTCTACTCCAACCGAAACTCATTTTGAAATTCTAAAAACAATATTAAAACAGAAATCTTTAAAAGCCATACTGTGTGAGAAACCTATTTCTTATGATGACGAAGAAGCAACGCAAATGGTAAACTTGTGTGAGCAAAATAATATAAAATTATTTGTAAATTACCAAAGGTTTTACTTACCTTCTTCGGATGTGATAAAGAAAAAATTATTTCCTTCTCACAAAAAAATTGAATTTTTAAAGGGTGTTTGTTGGTATTCAAAAGGTTTGATACATAATGGAAGCCATTTTATCAATTTATTGGAATCTTGGTTAGGAAATTTAGAGTCAATTGAATCGATAACATCACACAATTATTGGTCAAACGAGGACATAGAACCTGACGCCTTATTTAGCTTTCAAAGAGGCAAAGTGTTTTTTATCTCATCGCGGGAATCAGATTTTTCTCACTATTCAATCGAACTGATTACATCTGAAGGGAAACTATCATATAAAAATGGGGGAGATGAAATTTATTGGCAAAATAAAGTTCCAGACCCAACCTTCCCTGGTTACACCATACTTTCGAAAGAAATGGAAGAGATCGAAAGTAATCATCTTAAGAGCCAATACTTTGTGTTAGATAAGATTTTAAAATTTATGGAAAATTCTAACTCTGTAGCAGTTTGTGAAGCATATAGTACGTTAAATATGATTAGAATGTTAAGAAAATTAAAGGTTGAGAAATGA
- a CDS encoding DegT/DnrJ/EryC1/StrS family aminotransferase, which translates to MNDTLALLGGSKVINFELNRYNSLGPEEVEAAKRVVESGNLSQFLGCWDPDFYGGPKVQEFEKNCREYFNVKHAITVNSWTSGLIAAIGAIGIEPGDEIIVSPWTMSASATAILHWNAIPVFADIEPNTYCIDPVSIEKNISPYTKAIMVVDIFGQSANMDEINRIAKKHNLKVINDTAQAPGSLYKGKYTGTLGDIGGYSLNYHKHIHTGEGGILVTNDDELAERMQLIRNHAEAVVKDKGVTNLTNMVGYNFRLGEIECAIGIEQLKKLDSKIKSRIHAAERLRNGLKGLIGLKLPEIRSEATHVYYIFPMEIDEKVTGVSKHRIYDALVAEGVSDISLQYANLHLLPMYQKKIAYGSKGFPWTSDICKRDVDYSKGICPVAEGLNDSTYLGYEMCVREFPDEHVDLVISAFQKVWKHLNQLK; encoded by the coding sequence ATGAACGATACATTAGCACTGTTAGGTGGTTCAAAAGTTATTAATTTTGAATTGAATCGGTATAATTCTTTGGGTCCAGAAGAAGTGGAAGCTGCTAAAAGAGTAGTTGAGAGTGGAAACTTGTCTCAATTTTTGGGATGTTGGGATCCAGATTTTTATGGTGGTCCCAAAGTACAAGAATTCGAAAAGAATTGCAGAGAGTATTTTAATGTTAAACATGCGATTACTGTCAATTCTTGGACTTCGGGACTGATAGCAGCGATTGGAGCTATAGGTATTGAACCTGGAGATGAAATCATTGTCAGTCCTTGGACTATGTCTGCATCAGCAACAGCGATCCTCCATTGGAATGCGATTCCAGTTTTTGCGGATATAGAACCAAATACCTATTGCATTGATCCAGTCTCTATTGAAAAAAATATCTCCCCATATACAAAGGCGATCATGGTTGTTGATATCTTTGGACAATCTGCAAATATGGATGAGATCAACCGGATCGCAAAAAAGCACAATTTAAAAGTAATTAATGATACAGCCCAAGCTCCTGGTTCCCTGTATAAAGGTAAATATACAGGTACGTTAGGTGATATTGGTGGTTATAGTTTAAATTACCATAAACATATCCATACAGGTGAAGGCGGGATCCTTGTTACAAACGATGATGAACTTGCCGAGAGAATGCAGTTAATTCGAAATCATGCGGAAGCTGTTGTGAAGGATAAGGGAGTTACTAACTTAACGAATATGGTTGGTTATAATTTCCGACTCGGTGAAATTGAATGTGCCATTGGAATTGAACAACTTAAAAAATTAGATTCCAAAATTAAGTCTAGGATCCATGCAGCTGAAAGATTAAGAAACGGTTTAAAAGGTCTGATCGGTTTAAAATTACCTGAAATTCGATCTGAAGCAACTCATGTTTATTACATTTTTCCTATGGAGATTGATGAAAAGGTAACTGGCGTAAGTAAACATAGAATTTATGATGCTTTGGTTGCGGAAGGTGTTTCTGACATCTCATTACAATATGCAAACCTACACCTTTTGCCAATGTACCAAAAGAAAATTGCATATGGTTCGAAAGGTTTTCCTTGGACTTCAGATATTTGCAAAAGAGATGTAGACTACTCTAAAGGAATTTGCCCTGTAGCTGAAGGTTTAAATGATTCAACATATCTAGGGTATGAAATGTGTGTGAGAGAATTCCCAGATGAACACGTTGACTTAGTGATCAGTGCGTTTCAAAAAGTTTGGAAACACCTAAACCAGTTAAAATGA
- a CDS encoding GNAT family N-acetyltransferase yields MIHTFLNDYYLRPLRKTDLDGPYSSWFSDQNITKYSSHGKFFKNENYFLSFYENLNREDQVVLGIFHTLDGHIGNLSLQDISWINRTAEFAIIIGNQNHQNKGVSYQAAKYILEHGFKKLNLNKIYCGTADQNIGMQKLALKLGMKEEGRRVDHLFLEGGYHDVLMYYILAKDWKT; encoded by the coding sequence ATGATCCATACATTTCTAAATGATTATTATTTAAGGCCACTTCGAAAAACTGATTTAGATGGGCCTTATTCTTCTTGGTTCTCTGACCAAAATATTACGAAGTATAGTTCCCATGGAAAATTTTTTAAGAATGAAAACTATTTTCTATCTTTTTATGAAAATTTAAATAGAGAAGACCAAGTGGTCTTAGGTATCTTTCATACTTTAGATGGTCATATTGGCAATTTAAGTTTGCAAGATATTTCTTGGATCAATCGCACAGCTGAATTTGCAATCATCATTGGAAATCAAAATCATCAGAATAAGGGTGTCTCTTACCAAGCAGCTAAGTACATTCTTGAACATGGTTTCAAAAAACTCAATTTGAATAAAATTTACTGTGGAACCGCTGATCAGAATATTGGAATGCAAAAACTAGCCTTAAAACTGGGAATGAAAGAAGAGGGGCGCCGTGTGGATCATCTTTTTTTAGAGGGTGGTTATCATGATGTTCTTATGTATTACATTCTAGCAAAGGATTGGAAAACGTAA
- the cysC gene encoding adenylyl-sulfate kinase produces MDNNIVWLNHKVTPEDRAKIKNQKPCMLWLTGLSGSGKSTIANALESYLNQNGYHTVLLDGDNLRFGLNKDLGFSPEDRSENIRRIGEVGKLFVEAGVIVIASLISPFSKDRKIVRDLFSENEFIEVYISTPLGVCESRDPKGLYKKARIGEIPNFTGIGSPYEEPVNPEIKIDTNIYDVPTSIEMIVTHLSTKAIIPTKGK; encoded by the coding sequence ATGGATAATAATATAGTTTGGCTCAATCATAAAGTAACTCCAGAAGATCGGGCAAAAATAAAAAACCAAAAACCATGTATGCTTTGGCTAACAGGTCTTAGTGGATCTGGTAAATCAACAATTGCAAATGCATTGGAGAGTTATCTGAATCAAAATGGTTATCATACTGTTCTCCTTGATGGGGATAATTTGCGATTCGGTTTAAATAAAGACCTGGGATTTTCACCAGAAGATCGCTCAGAGAATATTCGTAGAATCGGAGAAGTAGGTAAACTTTTTGTAGAGGCTGGAGTCATTGTCATTGCATCTTTAATTTCACCTTTTTCGAAAGATCGAAAGATAGTTAGGGATTTATTTTCAGAAAATGAGTTTATAGAAGTTTATATTTCAACTCCTTTAGGTGTTTGTGAAAGCAGAGATCCAAAAGGTTTGTACAAAAAGGCAAGAATTGGTGAAATTCCAAATTTTACAGGGATTGGATCTCCGTATGAGGAACCAGTCAATCCTGAGATCAAAATTGATACTAACATTTATGATGTTCCAACTAGTATAGAGATGATTGTAACTCATCTATCGACTAAGGCAATTATTCCTACAAAAGGAAAGTGA
- a CDS encoding acyltransferase, which yields MLQKVIRILSNISYWRLKPIRFNLRLDIDKEAKLKLNRSSHLPCPLYVSKGAELQVGENFRIAKDGMISVRDGGSKITINDHVSIGANCSLSVSSGFQLNIGKGTSIHSNAIFSGEINIGEDCLFGPSVTLLSTTHNINGKQKIRELDAIYFKEHGHSKNEPIEIGDDCWLGVNSVILPGVKLGKGCVVGANSVVTKNFPDYSILGGVPAKLLKKRI from the coding sequence ATGTTGCAGAAAGTAATTAGAATTTTGTCTAACATATCTTATTGGAGGCTCAAACCGATTCGTTTTAACTTACGCTTAGACATTGATAAAGAAGCTAAATTAAAGTTAAACCGATCAAGTCATCTTCCTTGTCCTCTTTATGTTTCAAAAGGTGCCGAACTACAAGTTGGAGAAAATTTTCGCATTGCAAAGGATGGAATGATTTCAGTCAGAGATGGGGGAAGTAAAATTACCATTAATGATCATGTAAGTATAGGGGCAAATTGTTCGCTTTCGGTATCTTCTGGGTTTCAACTAAATATTGGAAAAGGAACTTCTATCCATTCTAATGCAATTTTTTCAGGTGAGATTAACATTGGTGAAGATTGTTTGTTTGGTCCTAGTGTAACATTACTTAGTACCACACATAATATTAATGGAAAACAGAAAATCAGAGAATTGGATGCAATTTATTTCAAAGAACATGGTCATTCCAAAAATGAACCAATCGAAATCGGAGACGATTGTTGGCTCGGAGTTAATTCTGTAATATTACCAGGAGTCAAATTAGGGAAGGGTTGTGTTGTTGGAGCTAATAGTGTTGTGACTAAAAATTTCCCTGATTATTCGATTTTAGGTGGGGTTCCAGCAAAGTTATTAAAGAAAAGAATTTAA